ACACATCCATCTGGAAAAAATAGAATTGAAGCAGCTAGAAAATTCTTGCCTGAAGCAATGAAATATTATAAAGCAAGATAAATTGATAATATAAATTACCGTATTTTTTATTCTCGTATTGAATAAAATTTTGATAGGAAAAATAATCAAAAAAGTATGAAAGGAAATGTTGTGAATAATAAGATAAGTATCGCTCCGATGGTAGACAGAACGGATAGAAATTTTAGAAATTTTGTAAGAATGATAAATAAAGACGTTTTACTGTATACAGAGATGATAACGGCACAGGCTATTCTTAATGGAGATTTAGACTATATTTTGGGATTTGATGAAGTGGAGCATCCAATTGTTCTGCAAATTGCGGCAACAAATCCAGAAGAAGCATATAGGGCTGTAAAAATCGCTGAAAAATACAATTATGATGAGATTAATCTAAACGTTGGATGCCCATCAGACAGAGTATCTGGAAATATGATGGGTGCTTATCTTATGGCATTTCCAAAAGAAGTAGCAAATATAGTAAAGGCAATGAAGGAAGCAACAGATAAGCCAGTTTCGATAAAACATAGAATAGGAATTGATGGAAAAAATATATTGCCAGCTTCTTTCGAACGAACACTATTAGACAAATATGAAGATATGGTAAATTTTATTAATACTACTAAAGAAATTGGGGTAAATAAATATATTATCCATGCACGGATAGCAATACTTGCAGGACTTGATCCAAAGCAGAACAGAAGTATTCCACCTCTTAGATATGATGAAGTTTACCGTGTAAAAAAAGAATATCCTGAATTACATATAGAAATTAATGGTGGAATTAAAACTGTTAAGGAAATTGATGAACATTTAAAATATGTTGATTCTGTAATGCTAGGACGTGAAATTTATGATAATCCTATGATTCTGACTGAATTTGGAAAATATTACGGGAAGGACATAAATATTACTCGTAAAGAAATCATAGAAAAAATGATTCATTATGTTGAAAATATGGAAAAACAGCAATTGCGTCCACATCTGTTTCTAATGCACACACATGGGTTATTTCATAACATACGTGGCAGTAAAGCTTGGAAAAGGGCGATTAATGAGCCAAAAGCAGATTCTAGAACATTAAGAGAGCTGTTAAAGAAAATTGAAGACTTATAATAAATGTTAGTAGTTTTATTTGAATAAAAATGAATTCAGGTTATTTGAGAT
The nucleotide sequence above comes from Leptotrichia hongkongensis. Encoded proteins:
- the dusA gene encoding tRNA dihydrouridine(20/20a) synthase DusA → MKGNVVNNKISIAPMVDRTDRNFRNFVRMINKDVLLYTEMITAQAILNGDLDYILGFDEVEHPIVLQIAATNPEEAYRAVKIAEKYNYDEINLNVGCPSDRVSGNMMGAYLMAFPKEVANIVKAMKEATDKPVSIKHRIGIDGKNILPASFERTLLDKYEDMVNFINTTKEIGVNKYIIHARIAILAGLDPKQNRSIPPLRYDEVYRVKKEYPELHIEINGGIKTVKEIDEHLKYVDSVMLGREIYDNPMILTEFGKYYGKDINITRKEIIEKMIHYVENMEKQQLRPHLFLMHTHGLFHNIRGSKAWKRAINEPKADSRTLRELLKKIEDL